DNA from Spartobacteria bacterium:
GGGGTGATTAACGAATATGTCGCGTCCAATGGGGCCATGGTGGCAAATCTGAGAACAGCAAGCGGCGGTGAGACAGGCGTACTGGTTACGTCTACGTCGTCATTGTCCTACGCCGGAAGTTACGGGCAGGTGTTAAATGTCCAAACCGTGCGAGTGAGCAACAGCGGCGGCAGCAGCCTTAATTATACGAACGTGTTGGTCTATGATACCGGAAATGACTGGTTGTCTGTGTCGCCCGGCATGGGGGAATTGACAGCAGGCGCGTCGACGGATTTCGTGATATCTGTCAGCAGTGCTATGTCTGCTGGAAGTTACACGGGTTACGTGGATGTAACCAGTGCAGAAGCAGTGAACAGTCCGCAGCGGGTGAGCGTTTCGGTTCAAATTGCAAAAGCAGATCAGTCCATCACACAGTTTGTCCCTGTCAGCGGTGCGTTAGCCTTCAATTCGGATGTACATCTCAGTGCGCAGGGGGGAATGAGCGGGAATGTTGTGACGTTCACCAACGCGCCAGGCAGTGCCGCCGTGACATGGCATAGTGCCACGAGTTTCACCTCTCAGGCAACCGGAGTTGTTCAGATTGTGGCATCTCAGGCGGGAAGCGCCAACTACAACGCAGCACCCTCTGTGACCAATTCCTATAGTGTGAGTATTTCGGCTCCAGCGGGTTTGATCAGTAGTGCTATTGATTCCTCGTCCTATTCCATGCAGTGGAATGCGGTCTCGGGTATCAGTGCGTATTATTTGGATGTCGCCACCAATAATGCCTTTGGTTCGTCATCGTTTGTTACGGGCTATGAGAATAAAGAAGTGACGACTACTAATGCAGGCATCACGGGCTTAACGAATACAACACCCTATTACTGGCGCGTTCGTGCCGGTGCGGGCAGTACTGCCAGTGAAAACTCAACAGTGGAAACAGTAAAACTGGGGGTTACAGTGACCACCGTCACAACCCCGGCAGATGGCGGCGTGGTTACACCTGTGACAACGAATTCCTTTTATGGTTCGGAAATCAACCTTTTTGCGACGATCACCAATACGGCGTACGGACGGGTGAGCTGGACATTGACTTCCGGTAATGGGAGTCTGCAGCATGCCTCTTCCACCAATGCCGTTGTGACTCCCTGGGGCAATGTCACTGTTCAGGCCGAGTTCCGCGAAGCAACCAGTTCACTTTCCGGAGTCATGATGCTGCTCTTAACAGACTGATGGCGTGGATTATACCTGCATATCGTACAGTTTTAGAATGCGGGTCTTTGCCCGGGGATGGTTTCGCCGCCACCGGCGATAGAGCTTCTCTTCGTCGCGGGGATGGGCAAACACGAGGATGTCGGCGCGCTCAGGATCAGAAATGGCCGATGAAATGGCATCATTGGTCAATCCGGCGAAAGGCATATCGCCTATACCGCACCAGTCTGCGCCCTGTTTAACGGCGGAAAGAAGGCTTTCGCGAAGTCGGTTGCGCCGACGTTCAAGGCGGTCGCTGGTAAACTGATTCCATTCCTTCACCGCCTTTTCATAGGCTGTTTTCAATTCCGATGCCGAGCATTTTGGAGTAGATATAACCGGTTCATGCAGGCCGAGATAGTGTTGCCACTGCTGGCTTGTAAGCCAGCCGTTTTGTTTGCATTGATTGAATAGTTCGGTTCCGGGAAAGGGAATACAGTAGGACATCTGTGCGGTTTCCGGCTGGATGGACAGGGCGAAATCCATGGTTTGTTGAATGGTTTCCGGAGTTTCGCCCGGAATGCCGAAGGTGAAGGTCAAATGCATTTTTATGCCGGCCTGGCGGGTGGCGTCCAGTGCTATAAAGAGACGTTCCTTATTGGTACCCTTGTCACAGGCGTTTAGAAGTTGGTCGGATATGGTTTCTACTCCGTATTTAATGGAATACATCCCCGCATCGGATAGGGCTTGAACCATGGGTTCCGTCATGCAGTCGGCTCTGGCCATCATAGACCAGGGATAGTGATGTAGACCATGTTTCTTGATGGATGCGGCCAGTTGGATCATGCGTGACTCGCCCATATTGGTGGTGTCGTCATCAAAATAGAAAGATTCACAGCCATGGTGACGGATCAGCTGTTCCACCTCGTCCAGGGCGCGGTCTATGGATCGCGTCCGATACGATCTGCTTCCATAAATGACCTGTGGCCAGACGCAGAAAGTGCAGCCGTATGGACAGCCCCGTGATATCCATGTTTGTGCCGTGGGGGTAGGCAGGCCGCATACCGGATCGGCATAGTGCGATATAGGCAGTTGTTCATACAAGGGTGGCGGCAGGGCGGATAAATCATGAACCGTTGCCAGTTTAACCGCTGGGTGGTGTGCCGAAATCAGTCCGGGGAAACGGGATGCATCCATGATGGGCCAATGCTCTATGATGCCGGCGAGGGTTTCTTCGTATTCCCCGGCAATCCAATAGGAAATATGAGGATGATCCGTCAGTAGTTGTCTGGCCATATCCGGGGGATGTGTTCCTGCGGCGATATATTGTGCCGAGGGGCTTTGTGCGTGCAGCAGCTGCAGAAACTCCAGATCATTGGTAAGGCTGGGGCTGGAACATTCAGAAAAAATGATATGAGGGTTAAACGCGGTGATGCGCTCGATGCATTCGTTTTCGTTCCAGTTTTCAGCGACGGCATCGATGAGGAGAACATCATGGCCCGCCTGCTGGATGAGGGCGGCGGCGTGAGCCATAAAAAAAGGAAACGGGATGTAGCGAGGGAGTTCTCCGCGCGCGGGTCGCGTTTGCATATGCGGCCAGCGAGAACCGGCTCTGACGCCCCAGAGCATGGGGTTGGACGCATCATGCCATGGGGGATTGATCAGGACTGTCCGCATAGAATTTTCCAATCTGTATGAGTGGCCCGCTGGTACCATCGGCTGCTGCGGAGTTCGGTCAAAAACGCGTTCTCATATTCTGGCCATGGGGTGGCAGCGATATGATTTGAAGAAGGGGTTACAAATTGGAGAAACGGGTTCAGCGGATGATCCGCATCCAGATGACGAGCTAAATCCGGCACAGAACACGCTGTCTGCTGCGCGAATAAAAGCAGATCACTCATGCAGAAAATCCAGGGAATGAGCAGGTCGATTGAGCGGCACGTGTCGGCCTGTTCGTTTACATCTTTGTTATAACGGTAATCGAAAATGCCAAAGTTCACGTCGTGCATACGCGTTATCATTCGGGCCTTATTCGAGAATATGCCGTCGGACAGCCCTTGCGCATGAAACCACTGCCAGAATCCCCGTACTACGGATGCCGCAGAATCGCGTCGCAGATGTTCACAATGCGCTGTTGGCGTGTAGACCAATGATCCCCCTCTGAGATAAATGGCTTCGCTCATGGTGCGATCTTCGTTGTTTGTCCGGAAATCGGGATTGTATCCCTTGCAGCTCCGCAGCATTTCGGTACGGAACAGCGTGTTGCAGCCGTAGAGAAATCGAGGGTGCCTGTTTTCTGTATCGCCCCAGTGCTGCGCCATGTGCCTGGCGCGCCATGCATCACCTGGATCGGTGTGGAACCGTTCATCCATGCGTCCTCCGACCCCGTCGGCATGATGTTTGTTCACTGTGTATAAAAGCGATTCAAGCCATGTCGGATCGGGAACCACGTCGGCATCCAAACTGGCTAACAGTGCGGTTTCCGTGTTGTTGATGGCCGAATTGCGTGCGGCGGATAAACCGCGATTGTCTGTGTGACGGAGGACTGACCCACGGGGCAGCAGTGCAGGCAGGTCGTGATGAAAGGGCGGTTCAGAACCATCATCCACAATAAGAACCCGGGACGGTTGAATGGATTGCCGCTTAATGCCTTCGAGTACGAGCTGGATCGGCTTGTGGGCGTTGTAGAACGGTACATACAGGGTGATGTCGTCCGCAGTATAAAGCCGGCGTTGATGGTGGCTAGTCAATCTGGATCGCTCCGGCCTTATAGTTTTGCATAAATCGGTCGCATATTTCATCCATTTCCGGAAGCAGTTCACGCAGCATACGCTGGGTGGCCGTTTCAAGTACATGAATGGTGTCGCTGTCTTTTGCAGAAAACCGGCCCGATGCAGAGGCTTCCATCTTATTGCCGTTCACTAGAACAACTTGTGTCTGTACGGCTGCCGAGATGACGGATCGGGTTCCTCCAACGATCTGTGACTGAGCAAAGGCGTCATCAGCCCACTGGGAATCTGTCGTCTGTCCCAGCATCCGGCTCTCTCCCGCATGGCCCAAGTTGGATTCAACATTCGCTGTACCCCATACAAGAAAATCGGCACCGGATGATTGGGAAGCATTTAATGCCTGAGCCAATGATATCGGGCGATCAGCCACGTCGATGAAAACTGGGACAACATGATATCCGCTGTCCATAAAGTCACGCTCGATAAGGGGCTGAACCGAACCGAGCGTTGTTGTTGATGTGTCGCTGTATCGCTCTGTGTACACCGATTTATTCTCATTGATAATGATTGCGATGGCAGGTTTATACGCTGGCATTTTTGTGTATACAATCGGCATGCCCGCCAAAGCTGTTCTGCAATAAAGCAGTATCAAACAGCAAGTCCAGCTCGTTCTGCGCGACATTTTCAACAGTAAAACTCCTGATATTTAATCCTGTGACCGCGTTAGAAAACGATAGGGGCAAAAATCGTGTAGTCCTTCAGTTTATCGCGCCCATTTAAGAACGCCAGTTCAATGAGGAAGGCCAGTTCAACTACTTCGCCGCCCAGTTTTTCGACCAGTTTTGCTGAAGCATCTGCCGTGCCGCCTGTTGCGAGTAGATCGTCTATAATGAGTACGCGCTCCCCCGGATGGATGGCGTCGGTATGGAGGGTGAGTGTGTTTGTTCCGTATTCTAGGTCGTAGGTCATTTCTTCGCAGGTATAGGGGAGTTTACCTTTTTTTCTGACGGGGATCAGTCCTATGCCCAGTTTATAGGCCAACGCCGCGCCAAAAAGAAACCCGCGCGCATCGACAGCGGCAATCTTGTCGATTTTTACACCATCGTAGCGGTCAGCGAAAAGGTCGATAACACCGCGAAAGGTTTCGGGACACTCCAGTACAGGGGTTATATCTTTGAATAAAACACCGGGAACGGGGAAATCCGGAACATCGCGAATCGACTCTTTTATCTTTTCAAGGATCATAGAATATCTCCTGTTTTACTTGTTTAAAATGACTTACTCCCACAATATTAAGTCGTTATTCTTGATTAGGCAAGGCAAAGCATTGTACATACTTTGAAATCGTTTTTGCACGGCGGATGACGTGCATAATTTGATAAAAAGGTCGCATGGCACAAACAATGTTTACAAAAATAACTGTAGAACGATGCAACATTATGTATGTTAAGTCAAATTTTTGCCTCGGTGAATAGGTGCATCGGATTTTTTGACAGAACACAATAGATAACTAAACTATGCAGAACCGTTTGCTTTCTCATTTTTTTATTCTGACCATTTCGCTGGTTGTCAGCCTTCCCGTATTTTTGAATGCGGCGATTACGTCGCTGTCTCGTTCGGGAGGACGTTCTGTTCCTTCGCGGGAATTAGCGGCTAACGACGATTGGTTTGCCGAGATCGATGATATGATCGAAGACATGGTGGAGCCGCAGCCCGCTGTTAATATGCAGGGTAAAGGTGTGCGCGTTGATTCGGAGATCTATCAACAGTCGACGCAGGTTGCGCGCGCTGAAGCTGAAGGCGTGCAGGAAGGGCGTTCCATTATTCAGGACATTTTACAATCGGATTATTGGATGGAAAGCGATATTCCTTCCGCTCCCGCCAATCGTCGACGTCCTGCGCCCGTGATCAAACCGTCGCCGACAGCAGTTCCCAGGGAACGCCCCCTCCAGACAATGCCCGCATCCGAGGAGGATTTGATCGTTGTACGTGAAGATGACTTAACTACAGAAAATGAATTGCTTCGATTAGAGCAGGAAATGCTGCATGCGGAGACGGCATCGAATGACGATGAAGGCATACCCGATGAAGATGATGGGACAGCTGAAATTGATGAGATTATCACTGAAGCGGCAGCGGAAAACGGTTTAAACGAGATACCCTCTGGATCATTGGGTATCAGCATCGCGACGGAACTCTCGGAACCGGAACCTGTCGCTGCATCGGCTGAACAGCACGATGGCGTAATGACGACGAAAGTCGACGTGGAAGAGATTCAGATCCTGAGCCAGACCGGGGAGGAACGCGATCAGGCCAGCGCACAGCTGGAAGACAAGCTGCTTGCTGAACTGGAGCTGTTTGGCGATGAGTCGGATGGTATGATTGTTGGTGGCACGCCCGCGACAGATGAACGCGGCACCAGTGCCGGTGAAGATGCCGTCCGTGTCCATACGGAGCAGGAGGGCGATCAAGTTATTGCATCAGATTATGATGAACAATTTTCTAAACCGGGATTGAACGAATCCATGGCGGCCATTGAGATGGAAATGCAGACGCGGGATGACGCCATGCCTTCGGTAACCGATATCCCTGATGATGCATCGGATTTTGCACAAATGCAGAAAGCGTTGAATCAGGCTGTTCAGAATAATGACATGGATGAAATGATCCGGATAACCAGCCAGCTCAATGCCTGGGTGGCACAGCATGCTGTTCAGACTGCCAACCCAAAGAAATCCGATCCCGTTGTTCGTCCTGTACAGGAAAAACAGCCTGCCGCTGCGGTAGCAAAAACGGTTGAAGTGGTTCAGGAAACCACAGAAGACCCCGCATCGCCACCTCCGCGATCCATGTTCGGATCTATAAAGCGCTTTTTCACAGGGAATGATGCGCCGCAGAATGTGACCGTCGAAACCGTTGTTGTGAGCACCACTGATGCACCTCGGGCAAGACGCAAAATGAATACGATGCCTGATTGGAGTATGGGTGTACAGAACCAGTCGGTTGTACAGACTGATGATGCACGTGCCCTTCCCGAAAAGCGTTATCGCCGCATTGAGTCTGATGATTCGAAAAAGAAAAAAGCAGTGACCGTGACCTATCATTCTGTGAAAAAACAGATTACGACTCAAACAGCCGAGCCGAAGCGTCAGCCTGTAAAGGTTTCTGCCCCCAGTGTTCCGCCCATTGATCCCATGGATTTTAATGCACCCGTTCCGTGGTGATGCGCACAGGATGCTGACTGAAAGAGTAACGCCCACGAAACGGGGCGTTATATGAAATGGAATCAGCGGGTGGGGGATGCCTACTCTTCTGTTTTTTCTTTATCATTCAGCGATTGATCTGATGGTGGCTCGATCGACGGGCTGCCGGGGGCAGGTTCGCCGAGCATGGAGGCGGCTTGTTCTCCTCCTTCAATCAGCTGGATATTGAGTTTTTGACGGCTGCGAACGGCGGTTTCAATGTGCTCAATTTTACTGACACCTTGAACCAGCTCATCTTTCATCTCTTTTAGCACTTGCTCAACAGAGGTATCAAAGGAATCCATGGCACCGCCCAGTTCCTTTTTAAACACATCACGCAGGTAGCGATTCACTGAGTCCAGTTTTATTTCCACCTCTTCAACCTTTTTCAGGCAGTCATCAGCCAGCCTGATCGCGCGAGCCGACGATTCCTTGCGCAGTTTAATCGCAAGATGCAAGGTGCAGAGTGTGAGGATGAACAGGAATATAATGACCCATAAAAGAATGTCCGGTGTTATAGCGTCAATATGTTCGATGACCGATTCGTAGTATAGTGCAAGCATGTGTGTCCTTTCGTTAGCATAACAATGAACATCTTTTTATACTTTTGATCCAATGATGCCAATCTGTAACTCTGTGATATTCTCTTCCGAATTTGGTTCGATCCACTGTTTGTATATTTCACGGCATTGATTTGCGGGGATGTAGCCCGCTGTTAAAACGTCGTCAACCAGTCTGTGCCAAGCCATGCCCACATCTCGCTCGGATCCGTTATGGTCTGTGTATATGCAGGTATACGGTTCCGTCTGAAAAAAGAAGACCCCGTCCTGGGTAATGGGCTTTCTGTTAATGACCGGAAGACCGATAATTAATGTAAACGGTTTCGCCGGCTGTCCATCTGAATTGATATAGATGAACTGGCAGCATCCCGATATTTCCAGAGAACAGTTTCCTGCTAGGCAATGCAGCTGGCGGATCGCTTCTTCTGCAAAGGCCGGT
Protein-coding regions in this window:
- a CDS encoding radical SAM protein; this translates as MVPAGHSYRLENSMRTVLINPPWHDASNPMLWGVRAGSRWPHMQTRPARGELPRYIPFPFFMAHAAALIQQAGHDVLLIDAVAENWNENECIERITAFNPHIIFSECSSPSLTNDLEFLQLLHAQSPSAQYIAAGTHPPDMARQLLTDHPHISYWIAGEYEETLAGIIEHWPIMDASRFPGLISAHHPAVKLATVHDLSALPPPLYEQLPISHYADPVCGLPTPTAQTWISRGCPYGCTFCVWPQVIYGSRSYRTRSIDRALDEVEQLIRHHGCESFYFDDDTTNMGESRMIQLAASIKKHGLHHYPWSMMARADCMTEPMVQALSDAGMYSIKYGVETISDQLLNACDKGTNKERLFIALDATRQAGIKMHLTFTFGIPGETPETIQQTMDFALSIQPETAQMSYCIPFPGTELFNQCKQNGWLTSQQWQHYLGLHEPVISTPKCSASELKTAYEKAVKEWNQFTSDRLERRRNRLRESLLSAVKQGADWCGIGDMPFAGLTNDAISSAISDPERADILVFAHPRDEEKLYRRWRRNHPRAKTRILKLYDMQV
- a CDS encoding glycosyltransferase family 2 protein; this translates as MYLKRPPSVCCVNCFRKWMKYATDLCKTIRPERSRLTSHHQRRLYTADDITLYVPFYNAHKPIQLVLEGIKRQSIQPSRVLIVDDGSEPPFHHDLPALLPRGSVLRHTDNRGLSAARNSAINNTETALLASLDADVVPDPTWLESLLYTVNKHHADGVGGRMDERFHTDPGDAWRARHMAQHWGDTENRHPRFLYGCNTLFRTEMLRSCKGYNPDFRTNNEDRTMSEAIYLRGGSLVYTPTAHCEHLRRDSAASVVRGFWQWFHAQGLSDGIFSNKARMITRMHDVNFGIFDYRYNKDVNEQADTCRSIDLLIPWIFCMSDLLLFAQQTACSVPDLARHLDADHPLNPFLQFVTPSSNHIAATPWPEYENAFLTELRSSRWYQRATHTDWKILCGQS
- a CDS encoding adenine phosphoribosyltransferase; the protein is MILEKIKESIRDVPDFPVPGVLFKDITPVLECPETFRGVIDLFADRYDGVKIDKIAAVDARGFLFGAALAYKLGIGLIPVRKKGKLPYTCEEMTYDLEYGTNTLTLHTDAIHPGERVLIIDDLLATGGTADASAKLVEKLGGEVVELAFLIELAFLNGRDKLKDYTIFAPIVF
- a CDS encoding AraC family transcriptional regulator; this translates as MEMKTVDEQLLFCMSKELTIPEIPAFAEEAIRQLHCLAGNCSLEISGCCQFIYINSDGQPAKPFTLIIGLPVINRKPITQDGVFFFQTEPYTCIYTDHNGSERDVGMAWHRLVDDVLTAGYIPANQCREIYKQWIEPNSEENITELQIGIIGSKV